The following proteins are encoded in a genomic region of Leptospira wolbachii serovar Codice str. CDC:
- a CDS encoding LA_0442/LA_0875 N-terminal domain-containing protein gives MKRSTFLIILLLLSFPLLAVNTVILKNGKTLKGKVTDQNERGLTVQTADGQQTISKSQILKVIYKDVTEQEAEKIRIAEEKKLREKEEKDKARLEKERLLAEAKEQKRLEEEAKIAEQTRLAEEKNKETLAEKEARAEAEWLATRKLGPSPAATQCGGRLAIIWRSALIPGWGQLCGGSKVSAGTFSTLFFGTLVFTLGPLRTEEQNAKSHYDTMILLNQIGGPGTRLNAQNISLPSEFFQVFAESSIAEDFIAKSRENAKSSNTKYLAGLGTASILYITNLVHAYMIGKDRYPDRPTVSTGGKQIKEGLDFETSWDRPYSITGIRPQTNAVYAEIRYSFLF, from the coding sequence CAAAGTCACCGATCAAAACGAAAGAGGTCTGACCGTACAAACTGCTGACGGCCAACAAACCATTTCTAAATCACAAATCCTAAAAGTAATTTATAAAGATGTAACTGAGCAAGAGGCAGAAAAGATTCGAATCGCAGAAGAAAAGAAACTACGAGAGAAAGAAGAAAAAGATAAAGCCAGATTAGAAAAGGAACGGTTACTTGCGGAAGCAAAAGAACAAAAACGTTTAGAAGAAGAAGCAAAAATCGCGGAACAAACGAGACTCGCCGAAGAAAAAAATAAAGAAACATTAGCAGAAAAGGAAGCAAGGGCAGAAGCAGAGTGGCTTGCAACGAGAAAACTCGGACCTTCTCCTGCTGCAACTCAATGTGGCGGTCGTTTAGCCATTATTTGGCGATCAGCACTAATCCCTGGATGGGGTCAATTATGCGGCGGATCGAAAGTATCTGCGGGGACATTTAGCACCTTATTTTTTGGTACCTTAGTTTTTACCTTAGGACCACTACGTACAGAAGAACAAAACGCCAAATCCCATTACGATACCATGATTTTACTCAACCAAATAGGAGGGCCAGGCACAAGACTCAACGCACAAAACATCAGTTTGCCCTCCGAATTTTTCCAAGTTTTTGCCGAATCATCGATCGCTGAAGATTTCATTGCCAAAAGCAGAGAAAATGCAAAAAGCTCCAATACAAAATACTTAGCGGGACTGGGCACAGCAAGTATCCTCTATATCACAAATTTAGTTCATGCCTACATGATCGGAAAAGACAGGTATCCAGATAGGCCCACCGTCAGTACAGGTGGAAAACAAATCAAAGAAGGTTTGGACTTTGAGACGAGTTGGGACAGACCATACTCGATTACTGGAATTCGACCGCAGACAAATGCCGTTTATGCGGAAATCCGTTATTCATTTTTATTCTAA